The following are from one region of the Halodesulfurarchaeum sp. HSR-GB genome:
- a CDS encoding dienelactone hydrolase family protein — protein sequence MRDTTPGPHQGQPLVQAGTPVKDAHAALVLVHGRGASARSIIQFGRQVSPPEFVLLAPQAADNEWYPQSFLAPVEQNEPGRRSGLQAIDDAVETAREASIPTERIALAGFSQGACLVSEYVARNPDRYGGLAVLSGGLLGETVDPADYQGALDGTPVFLGCSDVDPHIPEQRVHETATVFESLGAAVDTRIYDGMAHTVNDDELDAVAAMLADLD from the coding sequence ATGCGTGACACCACCCCTGGCCCACATCAGGGCCAACCGCTCGTCCAGGCCGGAACGCCTGTCAAGGACGCCCACGCGGCCCTCGTCTTGGTCCACGGTCGCGGGGCGAGTGCCCGGAGTATCATCCAGTTCGGTCGCCAGGTCTCGCCACCCGAATTTGTACTGTTGGCACCCCAGGCGGCCGACAACGAGTGGTATCCCCAGTCGTTTCTGGCCCCGGTCGAGCAGAACGAGCCAGGTCGCCGGTCCGGGCTTCAAGCGATCGACGACGCCGTGGAAACGGCCCGGGAGGCCTCGATTCCGACCGAGCGAATCGCACTCGCGGGGTTCTCCCAGGGCGCGTGTCTCGTGAGCGAGTACGTCGCCCGGAACCCGGACCGCTACGGCGGGCTGGCCGTGTTGAGCGGCGGCCTACTGGGCGAGACCGTCGATCCGGCGGACTACCAGGGAGCCCTCGACGGGACGCCGGTCTTTCTCGGCTGTAGCGACGTCGACCCACACATCCCCGAACAGCGAGTGCACGAGACAGCAACCGTATTCGAATCCCTCGGCGCAGCCGTCGACACCCGGATCTACGACGGGATGGCCCACACGGTCAACGACGACGAACTCGACGCGGTAGCGGCCATGCTCGCGGATCTCGACTGA
- a CDS encoding ring-cleaving dioxygenase, which yields MSPSTPGIHHVTAIGADPGQNRQFYTETLGLRLVKRSVNQDDPSVYHLFYGDREGNPGTSMTVFPYPGATPGESGSGQATTVQFTIPGAAVEFWLDRLDEAGIDREEPIERFGDTVIPLRDPDGLALELVGTDAPAGSPPAGPVPEAHAIRGFFGVTLTVASDEGFTGLLEAMGYRETDRTAARTRYESSGELGAVLDVQVDPEAPRGRQGAGTVHHVAFRVGESTQAEWRALLQDRGLRPTEVIDRKWFESVYARTPAGILFEFATAEPGYTVDESLEDLGTKLVLPDWLEDRRAEIEAELPPLDGTVDA from the coding sequence ATGAGCCCGTCAACACCCGGCATCCACCACGTGACGGCCATCGGGGCCGATCCGGGGCAGAACCGCCAGTTCTACACGGAGACCTTGGGCCTCCGGCTGGTGAAACGAAGTGTCAACCAGGACGATCCCTCGGTCTATCATCTCTTCTACGGCGACCGCGAGGGCAATCCCGGGACGAGTATGACCGTCTTCCCCTATCCGGGAGCCACGCCGGGCGAATCCGGGAGCGGCCAGGCCACGACCGTCCAGTTCACGATTCCGGGCGCGGCCGTCGAGTTCTGGCTCGACCGGCTGGACGAAGCGGGAATCGATCGTGAGGAGCCGATCGAACGGTTCGGCGACACCGTCATCCCACTCAGGGACCCGGACGGGCTGGCACTCGAACTCGTCGGGACCGACGCGCCCGCGGGAAGCCCCCCGGCGGGGCCGGTTCCCGAAGCACACGCGATCCGGGGCTTTTTCGGCGTGACACTCACGGTCGCGTCCGACGAGGGGTTTACCGGACTCTTGGAGGCGATGGGCTATCGGGAGACCGACCGGACGGCGGCCAGAACCCGCTACGAGTCGAGTGGCGAACTGGGAGCCGTCCTCGACGTGCAAGTCGACCCGGAGGCCCCACGTGGCCGACAGGGTGCTGGCACGGTCCATCACGTTGCCTTCCGCGTGGGGGAGTCGACACAGGCCGAGTGGCGAGCACTGCTCCAGGATCGTGGATTGCGCCCGACCGAGGTGATAGACCGGAAGTGGTTCGAGTCGGTCTACGCCCGGACACCCGCCGGGATCCTCTTCGAGTTCGCCACGGCGGAGCCGGGGTACACCGTCGACGAATCCCTCGAGGACCTGGGCACGAAACTCGTGCTGCCCGACTGGCTCGAAGACCGCCGGGCGGAGATCGAAGCCGAACTGCCACCCCTCGATGGCACCGTCGATGCGTGA